A single region of the Sulfitobacter geojensis genome encodes:
- the nuoH gene encoding NADH-quinone oxidoreductase subunit NuoH: MVEFFTQTGLGMGLLLVGQVLLLVVPLLLALAFLMYADRKIWAAVMMRRGPNVVGVFGLLQSFADFLKYIVKEVVVPAGADRAVFFLAPMISFVMAMIAWAVIPFNENWILADINVAILYVFAISSLEVYGVIMGGWASNSKYPFLGSLRSAAQMISYEVSIGLIIIGVIISTGSMNFGAIVAAQEGGGGLLHWYFLPHFPMLILFFISALAETNRPPFDLPEAESELVAGYQVEYSSTPFLLFMIGELVAVVLMCALVSLLFLGGWLSPVAFLPDGFFWMFIKMLGVFFVFSMVKAITPRYRYDQLMRLGWKVFLPFSLFWVVFVAFAAKFEWFWGIYARWPM, translated from the coding sequence ATGGTTGAATTCTTTACACAAACCGGCCTCGGCATGGGGCTTTTACTGGTGGGGCAGGTGCTCTTGCTGGTTGTGCCTTTGCTGTTGGCGCTGGCGTTTTTGATGTATGCGGACCGCAAGATCTGGGCTGCCGTCATGATGCGCCGTGGCCCCAACGTGGTGGGTGTCTTCGGCTTGCTGCAATCCTTTGCGGATTTCCTGAAATACATCGTGAAAGAGGTTGTCGTGCCTGCCGGTGCAGACCGCGCGGTGTTCTTCCTTGCCCCGATGATTTCATTCGTCATGGCAATGATCGCTTGGGCGGTAATCCCGTTTAACGAAAACTGGATCTTGGCCGATATCAACGTGGCGATCCTTTATGTCTTCGCGATTTCCTCGCTTGAAGTTTACGGGGTGATCATGGGCGGTTGGGCGTCCAACTCGAAATACCCGTTCCTTGGATCGCTGCGCTCTGCCGCGCAGATGATTTCCTATGAGGTCTCCATCGGCCTGATCATCATCGGTGTGATCATTTCCACCGGTTCGATGAACTTTGGCGCGATTGTTGCGGCGCAAGAGGGCGGTGGCGGTCTGTTGCACTGGTACTTCCTGCCGCATTTCCCAATGCTGATCCTGTTCTTTATCAGCGCCTTGGCCGAAACAAACCGCCCGCCGTTCGATTTGCCGGAAGCTGAATCCGAACTGGTTGCAGGCTATCAGGTTGAATACTCGTCAACCCCGTTCCTGTTGTTCATGATCGGTGAACTGGTCGCGGTTGTGCTGATGTGTGCGCTGGTGTCGCTTCTGTTCCTTGGCGGTTGGTTGTCACCGGTGGCGTTCCTGCCCGATGGCTTCTTCTGGATGTTCATCAAGATGCTGGGCGTGTTCTTTGTCTTCTCGATGGTCAAGGCGATCACGCCACGCTACCGCTACGACCAGTTGATGCGTCTGGGCTGGAAAGTCTTCCTGCCATTCTCATTGTTCTGGGTGGTGTTTGTGGCCTTTGCGGCGAAATTCGAATGGTTCTGGGGCATCTACGCCCGCTGGCCGATGTGA
- a CDS encoding carboxymuconolactone decarboxylase family protein, with the protein MSDQNNPFEAMMKQAQEMAKAMPAMDAFSPKVFEAMMGTMPKDMMEMMFGNGLNAGGLDARTRLLLTLAGLTMQGAQNDIAIRQTVRHAIEAGATRQHVTETIAQMSVFAGLPAMTRATELANQAMDEKENDMKGDDMKGGEA; encoded by the coding sequence ATGAGTGATCAGAACAATCCTTTTGAGGCGATGATGAAGCAGGCGCAGGAAATGGCGAAAGCCATGCCGGCGATGGATGCGTTTTCGCCCAAGGTATTCGAAGCGATGATGGGCACGATGCCGAAAGACATGATGGAAATGATGTTTGGCAACGGTCTGAATGCCGGGGGGCTGGACGCGCGGACGCGTCTGTTGCTGACCCTTGCGGGGCTAACGATGCAGGGGGCGCAGAATGATATTGCGATCCGGCAAACCGTACGCCATGCGATTGAAGCGGGCGCAACACGCCAGCATGTGACCGAAACCATCGCGCAGATGTCTGTCTTTGCCGGCTTGCCTGCAATGACCCGCGCGACAGAGCTGGCCAATCAGGCCATGGACGAGAAAGAGAACGACATGAAGGGCGATGACATGAAGGGCGGCGAAGCATGA
- a CDS encoding DUF3291 domain-containing protein: MQQPAGHHLAELNLGILKYDWDDPRVQDFVNGLDLVNGAAKRSKGFVWMMDPDEMAFEQTSDQGNMGANPRMASTLSVWEDVASLEHFVWNTVHKKFYDRKAEWYDMGAVLRFAMWWVPVGHRPTMGEAMARFRHLEKHGTSVQAFGWDAVKEGQLWKTKACE, from the coding sequence ATGCAACAGCCCGCAGGCCACCATCTGGCTGAACTTAACCTTGGCATCCTGAAATATGACTGGGATGATCCACGGGTGCAGGATTTTGTGAACGGGCTGGATCTGGTGAACGGGGCGGCGAAACGCTCAAAAGGTTTTGTCTGGATGATGGACCCGGACGAGATGGCATTCGAACAGACCAGCGATCAGGGCAATATGGGGGCCAACCCGCGCATGGCCAGCACGCTGAGTGTCTGGGAGGATGTCGCCAGTCTTGAGCACTTTGTCTGGAACACAGTGCATAAGAAGTTCTACGATCGCAAAGCGGAATGGTACGATATGGGCGCGGTGTTGCGCTTTGCCATGTGGTGGGTGCCTGTCGGGCATCGTCCCACGATGGGGGAGGCGATGGCCCGGTTCCGGCATTTGGAAAAACACGGGACAAGCGTTCAGGCTTTCGGGTGGGACGCGGTGAAAGAGGGGCAGCTTTGGAAAACCAAGGCCTGCGAATAG
- the nuoI gene encoding NADH-quinone oxidoreductase subunit NuoI, with protein MSQTDFSRKAGYFLLTDYVKGFMLGMRYFFAPKVTLNYPHEKGPLSPRFRGEHALRRYPNGEERCIACKLCEAVCPAQAITIDAEPRDDGSRRTTRYDIDMTKCIYCGFCQEACPVDAIVEGPNFEFSTETREELYYDKDKLLDNGARWEAEIARNLEMDAPYR; from the coding sequence ATGAGTCAAACCGATTTTTCCCGCAAGGCCGGATATTTCCTGCTGACCGACTATGTCAAAGGCTTCATGCTGGGCATGCGCTATTTCTTTGCGCCCAAGGTCACGCTGAACTACCCGCATGAAAAGGGGCCGCTTTCGCCCCGTTTCCGTGGCGAACATGCGTTGCGTCGTTATCCCAACGGGGAAGAGCGCTGCATCGCCTGTAAACTGTGCGAAGCGGTTTGCCCCGCGCAGGCCATCACCATCGACGCGGAACCGCGCGATGACGGGTCGCGCCGCACCACGCGCTATGACATCGATATGACCAAATGCATCTACTGTGGTTTCTGTCAGGAAGCCTGTCCTGTGGATGCGATTGTCGAGGGGCCGAATTTCGAGTTCTCCACCGAGACGCGTGAAGAGCTTTATTACGACAAAGACAAGCTTTTGGACAACGGTGCCCGCTGGGAAGCCGAGATTGCCCGTAACCTTGAAATGGATGCGCCTTACCGATGA
- the nuoG gene encoding NADH-quinone oxidoreductase subunit NuoG encodes MSDLRKIIIDGKEVETEGAMTLIQACEQAGVEIPRFCYHERLSIAGNCRMCLVEVVGGPPKPAASCAMQVRDLRPGPEGQPPVVKTNSPMVKKAREGVMEFLLINHPLDCPICDQGGECDLQDQAMAYGVDFSRYREPKRATEDLDLGPLVETHMTRCISCTRCVRFTTEVAGIHKMGQTGRGEDAEITSYLGETLDSNLQGNIIDLCPVGALVSKPYAFTARPWELTKTESIDVMDALGSNIRVDTKGREVMRILPRNHDGVNEEWISDKTRFVWDGLRRQRLDTPYIRENGKLRKAEWPEALAAAAAAMQGKKVAGLVGDLASVEAAYALKTLIEGQGGSVECRTDGAKLPAGNRSGYVGTATVEDLDDAQAIMLIGANPAVEAPVLNARIRKAWTKGCGIGVIGPKVDLTYDTMHISDDPAMMTELMTRDHSDVAEKPSVIIVGQAALCREDGAAILAEAMALAESTRSTFMVLHTAAGRVGAMDIGATSENGIADVLGADVIYNLGADEGDIPAGPFVIYQGSHGDRGAHRADIILPGAAYTEEAGLFVNTEGRPQLAARASFAPGQAKENWAILRALSAELDATLPFDSLAALRKALVKDVPHLGDIDQVAQNEWQPLARGTVGSAPFVPAIADFYLSNPIARASQLMAELSANAAARAAAPMAAE; translated from the coding sequence ATGAGCGACCTGCGCAAGATCATCATCGACGGTAAAGAAGTTGAAACTGAGGGGGCGATGACGCTCATTCAGGCATGTGAGCAGGCGGGGGTCGAAATCCCGCGGTTTTGTTACCATGAACGTCTGTCGATTGCGGGCAACTGCCGCATGTGTCTGGTCGAAGTTGTTGGCGGCCCGCCAAAGCCTGCAGCAAGCTGCGCGATGCAGGTGCGCGATCTGCGCCCCGGTCCCGAAGGCCAGCCACCGGTTGTGAAAACCAATTCGCCTATGGTGAAAAAGGCGCGTGAAGGCGTGATGGAATTCCTGCTGATCAACCACCCGCTGGATTGCCCGATCTGCGATCAGGGCGGCGAGTGTGATTTGCAGGATCAGGCGATGGCTTACGGCGTCGACTTCAGCCGTTACCGCGAACCAAAGCGGGCGACTGAAGATCTGGATCTGGGTCCATTGGTCGAAACCCACATGACGCGCTGCATTTCCTGCACCCGTTGCGTCCGTTTCACCACCGAAGTGGCCGGAATCCACAAGATGGGCCAGACCGGCCGCGGCGAGGATGCCGAGATTACGTCCTACCTGGGCGAAACGCTTGATTCGAATTTGCAGGGCAACATCATTGACCTGTGCCCCGTTGGCGCGTTGGTCTCCAAGCCTTACGCCTTTACGGCGCGGCCATGGGAGCTGACCAAGACCGAATCTATCGACGTGATGGATGCGCTGGGGTCCAACATCCGTGTGGACACCAAGGGCCGCGAAGTGATGCGAATTTTGCCGCGCAACCATGACGGCGTGAACGAGGAATGGATTTCCGACAAGACACGTTTTGTCTGGGATGGTCTGCGCCGCCAGCGTCTGGATACACCGTACATCCGCGAAAACGGCAAGCTGCGCAAAGCCGAATGGCCCGAAGCATTGGCCGCAGCGGCAGCCGCGATGCAGGGCAAGAAAGTTGCCGGCTTGGTCGGTGATCTGGCGTCTGTTGAGGCGGCCTATGCGTTGAAAACGCTGATCGAAGGGCAGGGCGGTTCTGTTGAATGCCGCACCGATGGTGCGAAACTGCCAGCCGGTAATCGGTCGGGCTATGTCGGCACGGCAACGGTTGAAGATCTGGACGATGCGCAAGCAATCATGCTGATTGGCGCGAATCCTGCGGTTGAAGCACCGGTGCTGAACGCACGCATCCGCAAGGCATGGACCAAAGGCTGCGGCATCGGGGTCATCGGGCCAAAGGTCGATCTGACCTATGACACCATGCACATCAGCGATGATCCGGCCATGATGACGGAATTGATGACGCGTGATCATTCCGACGTTGCTGAAAAGCCGTCGGTAATTATCGTGGGACAAGCGGCCCTGTGTCGCGAAGACGGCGCGGCCATTCTTGCCGAAGCAATGGCGTTGGCCGAATCGACCCGGTCCACGTTCATGGTGTTGCACACCGCAGCAGGCCGCGTTGGCGCGATGGACATTGGCGCGACCAGTGAAAACGGGATTGCGGATGTGCTTGGCGCGGACGTGATTTACAACCTTGGCGCGGATGAAGGCGACATTCCTGCGGGTCCGTTTGTAATTTACCAAGGCTCGCACGGCGATCGCGGTGCCCATCGCGCGGATATCATCCTGCCCGGTGCTGCCTATACCGAAGAAGCCGGCCTGTTTGTGAATACCGAAGGGCGCCCACAACTCGCGGCACGCGCAAGTTTTGCCCCCGGTCAGGCCAAGGAAAACTGGGCGATCCTGCGGGCCTTGTCTGCAGAATTGGACGCAACCCTGCCGTTTGATTCCCTTGCGGCTTTGCGCAAGGCATTGGTCAAAGACGTGCCGCATCTGGGCGACATCGATCAGGTGGCGCAAAACGAATGGCAGCCGCTGGCGCGTGGCACAGTCGGTTCCGCGCCCTTTGTGCCGGCAATTGCGGACTTCTATCTTTCCAACCCGATTGCACGGGCCAGCCAGCTGATGGCGGAACTGTCGGCGAATGCCGCCGCCCGCGCCGCGGCCCCAATGGCGGCCGAGTGA
- a CDS encoding DUF5333 domain-containing protein, which translates to MRILVAAFLSMSLTAAPALAKPPLRDVAAIDNALFDLGIADRIRKNCPVISARMFKAIGYVRNLEKKARDMGYTQVEIDAYTDSDVEKDRLRAKAAIFFRARGVDTSDPQSYCALGLQEIQKSSRIGSLLRAK; encoded by the coding sequence ATGAGAATTCTGGTTGCAGCATTTTTGAGCATGAGCCTGACAGCGGCCCCTGCGTTGGCCAAGCCCCCTTTGCGGGACGTGGCGGCCATCGACAATGCACTGTTTGATCTGGGGATTGCCGACCGCATCCGTAAAAATTGTCCCGTTATTAGTGCACGCATGTTCAAAGCGATCGGATATGTGCGCAATTTGGAGAAAAAAGCCCGCGACATGGGCTATACTCAGGTCGAGATTGACGCCTATACGGACAGTGATGTCGAAAAGGACCGGTTGCGGGCAAAAGCAGCTATATTTTTCCGCGCACGGGGGGTCGATACTTCCGACCCGCAAAGCTATTGTGCGCTAGGACTGCAAGAGATTCAAAAATCGAGCCGTATCGGTTCGTTACTAAGAGCAAAGTGA
- the nuoF gene encoding NADH-quinone oxidoreductase subunit NuoF, with product MLADQDRIFTNIYGMHDRTLKGAQQRGHWDGTADIIKKGAPWIVDQMKASGLRGRGGAGFPTGLKWSFMPKESDGRPSYLVINADESEPGTCKDREIMRHDPHTLIEGCLIASFAMNAHACYIYIRGEYIREREALQAAIDEAYDAGLVGKNACKSGWDFDIYLAHGAGAYICGEETALLESLEGKKGMPRMKPPFPAGAGLYGCPTTVNNVESIAVVPTILRRGPEWFAGFGRPNNAGTKLFAISGHVNNPCVVEEAMSITFEELIETHCGGIRGGWDNLKAVIPGGSSVPMIPGKDMKDAIMDFDYLREQRSGLGTAAVIVMDNSTDVIKAIWRLAKFYKHESCGQCTPCREGTGWMMRVMDRLVTGDAQPEEIDMLLDVTKQVEGHTICALGDAAAWPIQGLIRHFRDEIEDRIKHKRTGRVSAVAAE from the coding sequence ATGCTTGCAGATCAGGACCGCATTTTTACCAACATCTACGGCATGCATGACCGCACGCTGAAGGGCGCGCAGCAGCGTGGCCATTGGGATGGTACGGCGGACATCATCAAAAAGGGCGCGCCGTGGATCGTGGACCAGATGAAAGCATCGGGTCTGCGCGGGCGGGGCGGTGCGGGTTTCCCGACTGGTCTGAAATGGTCCTTCATGCCCAAGGAAAGCGATGGTCGCCCGTCCTATCTGGTCATCAACGCGGATGAATCCGAACCAGGCACATGTAAAGACCGCGAGATCATGCGCCACGATCCGCATACGCTGATCGAGGGTTGCTTGATCGCGTCTTTCGCGATGAACGCGCATGCCTGCTATATCTACATCCGTGGCGAATACATCCGCGAACGCGAGGCGTTGCAGGCGGCGATTGACGAAGCCTATGACGCGGGTCTCGTGGGCAAGAACGCCTGCAAATCCGGTTGGGATTTCGATATTTATCTGGCGCATGGTGCCGGTGCCTATATCTGTGGTGAGGAAACAGCGCTGCTTGAAAGCCTTGAGGGCAAAAAGGGCATGCCACGTATGAAGCCGCCGTTCCCTGCGGGCGCGGGTCTTTATGGCTGTCCGACAACAGTGAACAACGTTGAATCGATTGCTGTTGTGCCAACGATCCTGCGCCGTGGGCCGGAGTGGTTCGCAGGCTTTGGTCGTCCAAACAACGCAGGCACGAAGCTGTTTGCGATCAGCGGTCACGTCAACAACCCTTGTGTGGTCGAAGAAGCGATGTCGATTACCTTTGAAGAGCTGATCGAAACACATTGCGGCGGTATCCGGGGCGGATGGGATAATCTCAAGGCGGTGATCCCCGGTGGGTCATCCGTGCCGATGATCCCCGGCAAGGACATGAAAGACGCGATCATGGATTTCGATTATCTGCGCGAGCAGCGGTCGGGTCTGGGCACGGCGGCGGTGATCGTGATGGACAATTCGACGGATGTGATCAAAGCGATCTGGCGTCTGGCGAAGTTCTACAAGCACGAGTCCTGCGGCCAGTGTACGCCTTGCCGTGAAGGCACAGGTTGGATGATGCGGGTCATGGACCGTCTGGTGACAGGCGATGCGCAGCCCGAAGAGATCGACATGCTGCTGGATGTGACCAAACAGGTCGAGGGGCATACAATCTGCGCGCTGGGTGACGCGGCGGCTTGGCCGATCCAAGGGTTGATCCGTCACTTCCGTGACGAGATCGAGGACCGGATCAAGCACAAGCGGACGGGCCGTGTTTCTGCCGTGGCGGCTGAATAA
- a CDS encoding NADH-quinone oxidoreductase subunit E: MLRRLHPDQPQAFAFTPANQAWAEAQITKYPEGRQASAIIPLLWRAQEQEGWLTRPAIEHVSEMLGLAYIRGLEVATFYFMFQLQPVGSVAHIQICGTTTCMICGAEDLVAVCREKIADQAHALSADGKFSWEEVECLGACANAPMAQIGKDYYEDLTADKLRALLDDLAAGKVPTPGPQNSRYAAEPASGLTSLKEYESGKVAYNASAQLAVDIGDTVKRIDGTEVPLLTPWQGKPANAPAKPAAKKAAAKPAAGKPADKTGVTKQQAVATSKAKPVSKADPETSGKTAAPKAEAASGVGKKPRMMKAPRKAGPDDLKLIKGVGPKLEAMLHDMGIFHFDQISKWGAAEVAWADENLKGFKGRVTRDTWVDQAQKLAAGEETAFSAKARTDGRYDGEA; encoded by the coding sequence GACTACACCCAGACCAACCGCAGGCATTCGCCTTTACCCCCGCCAATCAGGCATGGGCCGAAGCGCAGATCACCAAATACCCCGAGGGCCGTCAGGCTTCGGCGATCATCCCGCTGTTGTGGCGCGCGCAGGAGCAGGAGGGATGGTTGACCCGTCCGGCGATCGAACATGTGTCCGAAATGCTGGGTCTGGCCTATATCCGTGGTCTTGAGGTCGCGACATTCTACTTTATGTTCCAGCTGCAACCGGTTGGTTCTGTTGCACATATCCAGATTTGTGGCACCACCACATGCATGATCTGCGGTGCCGAAGATCTGGTTGCGGTCTGCCGTGAGAAAATCGCGGATCAGGCCCATGCGCTGTCCGCCGACGGCAAGTTTTCATGGGAAGAAGTCGAATGTCTCGGGGCCTGTGCCAACGCGCCCATGGCGCAGATCGGCAAGGATTATTACGAGGATCTGACAGCCGACAAACTGCGTGCGTTGCTGGATGATCTGGCGGCTGGCAAAGTGCCGACACCGGGCCCGCAAAACAGTCGCTACGCGGCGGAACCTGCGTCGGGTTTGACCAGCCTCAAGGAATACGAGAGCGGCAAGGTTGCTTACAACGCATCTGCCCAGCTGGCGGTGGACATCGGCGACACGGTCAAGCGGATCGACGGGACGGAAGTGCCCTTGCTGACCCCTTGGCAGGGCAAACCGGCAAATGCACCGGCCAAACCCGCAGCGAAAAAGGCCGCAGCCAAGCCGGCGGCAGGCAAACCGGCAGATAAAACCGGCGTGACCAAGCAACAGGCCGTTGCGACGTCCAAGGCGAAACCGGTGTCCAAAGCGGACCCCGAGACAAGCGGCAAGACAGCTGCGCCCAAAGCCGAAGCGGCAAGCGGCGTGGGCAAGAAACCCAGAATGATGAAAGCACCGCGTAAAGCGGGGCCGGATGATCTCAAACTGATCAAGGGTGTCGGCCCAAAGCTGGAAGCCATGCTGCACGACATGGGCATTTTCCATTTTGACCAGATCTCCAAATGGGGCGCGGCGGAAGTGGCTTGGGCCGATGAGAACCTGAAAGGGTTCAAGGGCCGCGTGACGCGGGACACTTGGGTGGATCAGGCTCAGAAACTGGCGGCTGGCGAGGAAACAGCCTTTTCCGCCAAGGCCCGAACGGATGGGCGTTATGACGGCGAGGCGTAA
- the nuoK gene encoding NADH-quinone oxidoreductase subunit NuoK — protein sequence MIGLEHYLTVAATLFVIGIFGLFLNRKNVIILLMSIELMLLAVNINLVAFSSYLGDLVGQVFTLFVLTVAAAEAAIGLAILVCFFRNRGTIAVEDVNVMKG from the coding sequence ATGATCGGACTTGAACATTACCTGACAGTGGCGGCGACGCTATTTGTTATCGGCATCTTCGGGCTATTCCTGAACCGCAAAAATGTCATCATTCTGTTGATGAGCATCGAATTGATGCTCTTGGCGGTGAATATCAATCTGGTTGCCTTCTCCAGTTACCTTGGGGATCTGGTCGGACAGGTCTTTACCCTGTTTGTGCTGACCGTCGCGGCGGCAGAGGCCGCGATCGGTCTTGCCATCCTCGTTTGTTTCTTCCGCAACCGTGGCACGATTGCGGTTGAAGATGTCAACGTGATGAAGGGCTAA
- a CDS encoding DUF5337 domain-containing protein, translated as MGEQNDKALAKKGQTVGLVIAITMVLWLTANLAGPQLGLPGRYALLIDFAALAALFWSMVLIWQMWQARQADKQD; from the coding sequence ATGGGTGAGCAAAACGACAAAGCACTTGCAAAGAAGGGCCAGACCGTCGGTCTGGTCATTGCAATTACAATGGTGCTTTGGCTGACCGCAAACCTTGCCGGCCCTCAGTTGGGGTTACCGGGCCGGTATGCGCTGCTGATAGATTTCGCGGCGCTGGCTGCATTGTTCTGGTCAATGGTATTGATCTGGCAGATGTGGCAGGCGCGGCAGGCCGACAAACAAGACTAA
- a CDS encoding carboxymuconolactone decarboxylase family protein → MSLDAPQTDSYERGKALSEQVNPGMEDALRARYDALVPGLAHTVVDVAYGQFYARGTVDEKTRLLATIAALTAMGGQTKPQLKVNIASARAVGASREEISEIIFQMTLYGGFPAMINALNAALEVFEAEESA, encoded by the coding sequence ATGAGCCTGGATGCGCCACAAACTGACAGCTACGAACGGGGCAAAGCGCTTTCCGAACAGGTGAATCCTGGGATGGAAGATGCTTTGCGTGCGCGCTACGACGCGCTGGTCCCGGGGCTGGCACATACGGTTGTGGATGTGGCCTATGGCCAGTTTTACGCGCGCGGCACGGTGGATGAAAAGACGCGGCTTTTGGCAACAATCGCTGCCTTGACCGCGATGGGCGGGCAGACCAAGCCGCAGCTCAAGGTGAATATCGCCAGTGCACGTGCCGTCGGGGCCAGCCGCGAAGAAATCAGCGAGATTATTTTCCAGATGACGCTGTACGGCGGATTTCCGGCAATGATCAACGCGCTGAATGCCGCTTTGGAGGTTTTTGAAGCCGAGGAAAGCGCATGA
- a CDS encoding class I SAM-dependent methyltransferase — protein MKKFRFPEDGDVAADIRERYGFDGDLLDIYAGNEGVKVHKWHHYLPLYDRYFSQYRGTPVKFLEIGVNNGGSLQMWRRYLGKDAVLCGIDINPDCAQYDGQSGMVRIGSQDDPDFLAEVVKEMGGVDVVLDDGSHRMPHIETSLRVLFPLLTEGGTYMIEDLHTSYYPRFGGGHDAPTNFFNTVRHMIDDMHNWYHSKKKLAVPELAKEFSGLHIHDSIVVIDKAAVQRPTHSRVQN, from the coding sequence ATGAAAAAGTTCCGATTTCCAGAAGACGGTGACGTCGCCGCTGATATTCGCGAACGCTATGGTTTTGACGGGGACTTGCTGGACATCTATGCGGGAAACGAAGGGGTAAAGGTCCACAAGTGGCACCATTATTTGCCGCTTTATGACAGGTATTTCAGCCAGTATCGCGGCACGCCGGTAAAGTTCCTTGAGATCGGGGTGAACAATGGCGGATCGTTGCAGATGTGGCGGCGCTATCTGGGCAAAGACGCGGTGCTTTGTGGGATCGATATTAATCCGGACTGTGCGCAGTACGACGGTCAGTCGGGCATGGTACGGATCGGATCGCAGGACGATCCCGATTTTCTGGCCGAGGTTGTCAAGGAAATGGGCGGCGTCGACGTGGTGCTGGATGATGGCAGCCACCGCATGCCGCATATCGAAACATCGCTGCGGGTGTTATTCCCGCTGCTGACAGAGGGTGGCACCTATATGATCGAAGATCTGCACACCTCTTATTATCCCCGTTTCGGGGGAGGGCATGATGCGCCGACGAATTTCTTTAACACCGTGCGCCATATGATTGACGATATGCACAACTGGTATCACAGCAAAAAGAAACTCGCGGTGCCGGAGTTGGCAAAGGAATTCAGCGGTCTCCACATTCACGATTCGATTGTGGTAATCGACAAGGCGGCGGTGCAGCGGCCAACCCATTCCAGAGTTCAGAATTAA
- a CDS encoding NADH-quinone oxidoreductase subunit J, which yields MIVFAFYLFSICVVTGGLFTVISRNPVHSVLWLILSFLSSAGLFVLLGAEFVAMLLIIVYVGAVAVLFLFVVMMLDVDFAELKAEMAKYMPLALLIGMIILMQFVMAFGAWETNAAAEGLRTQVTDVDVQNTAALGLILYDEYFLIFQLAGMILLVAMIGAIVLTLRHRVDVKRQDVVAQMMRDPAKTMELKDVKSGQGL from the coding sequence ATGATTGTTTTTGCATTTTACCTGTTTTCGATATGCGTGGTCACCGGCGGGCTTTTCACCGTGATCAGCCGCAATCCGGTGCATTCCGTGCTCTGGTTGATCCTGTCCTTCCTGTCATCGGCGGGGCTGTTTGTGTTGCTGGGCGCGGAATTTGTCGCGATGTTGCTGATCATCGTCTACGTCGGCGCGGTTGCGGTGTTGTTCCTGTTTGTGGTGATGATGCTGGACGTCGATTTCGCCGAACTAAAGGCAGAGATGGCCAAATATATGCCGCTGGCCTTGCTGATCGGCATGATCATTCTGATGCAATTCGTGATGGCCTTTGGCGCATGGGAAACCAATGCCGCGGCGGAAGGGCTGCGCACGCAGGTGACAGACGTGGATGTGCAAAACACCGCAGCTTTGGGTCTGATCCTCTATGATGAATACTTCCTGATCTTCCAACTGGCAGGCATGATCCTGTTGGTTGCGATGATCGGTGCGATTGTTCTGACGCTGCGCCATCGCGTGGATGTCAAACGTCAGGACGTCGTTGCGCAGATGATGCGCGATCCGGCCAAGACGATGGAATTGAAAGACGTGAAATCGGGGCAGGGGCTGTGA
- a CDS encoding MAPEG family protein, whose amino-acid sequence MEYFDAYSHAIASLALWSVICLVLGAVSTRGRTAENRCACGQPKRDYSDVVYRRGRAFANAIEMNGPFIAATVAGILAGAAPFWMNLLASIFIVSRIVMAVVHIKTENQPIRSIAWAIGMFCVFIMALMAAWGAIF is encoded by the coding sequence ATGGAATATTTTGACGCCTACAGCCACGCCATCGCATCTCTTGCCCTTTGGTCGGTGATCTGTCTCGTACTCGGTGCAGTGTCGACGCGGGGGCGCACGGCGGAAAACCGGTGTGCTTGTGGTCAGCCCAAGCGAGATTATTCCGATGTGGTCTACCGGCGGGGGCGTGCCTTCGCCAATGCGATCGAAATGAACGGGCCTTTTATCGCGGCTACCGTGGCTGGCATTCTGGCGGGGGCCGCGCCATTTTGGATGAACCTTCTCGCCTCGATCTTTATCGTGTCGCGCATTGTGATGGCTGTTGTGCATATCAAAACCGAAAACCAGCCAATACGCTCGATTGCTTGGGCAATTGGCATGTTCTGCGTGTTTATCATGGCGTTGATGGCGGCGTGGGGCGCAATTTTCTGA